The Triticum aestivum cultivar Chinese Spring chromosome 7B, IWGSC CS RefSeq v2.1, whole genome shotgun sequence genome window below encodes:
- the LOC123161383 gene encoding MA3 DOMAIN-CONTAINING TRANSLATION REGULATORY FACTOR 1, which produces MSSPRNDGGFLTQEQREKLRIAVQNAETLSLTSPRSPTGSTTSALLQQYELHQQQVRAAAAAARGGGGGGGAGARHARRSHSGKAVKLKKDGAGGKGTWGRLIDADTATFLDRNDPNYDSDEEPYELIEAPATTPLEDYKKSFVTIIEEYFSTGDVKQTGSDLKELGYDDFHRYFVKKLVSMAMDRHDKEKEMVSVLLSSLYGDGLSSTQIKLGFVMLLQAVDDLAVDIPDAVDVLALFIARAVVDDILPPAFLNKAKGSLTESSKGLQVLQIAAKSYLSAPHHAELLERRWGGSTHITVEEVKRRITDLLKEYIKNGDTAEACRCIRELAVPFFHHEVVKRAVTLGMESPAAETLIVKLLKEASEEGLISSSQMVKGFSRIVESLDDLSLDIPSAKSQFQTLVSKAVSEGWLDSSYESSGANGSVQDDDHEKLRRYKREAVSMIHEYFLSDDIPELIRTLKELGLPEYNPVFIKKLITIAMDRKNREKEMASVLLSSLSMELFSSEDIVKGFIMLLESAEDTALDILDASDELGLFLARAVIDDVLAPLNLDEIGSILPPSCSGAETLNMARSLASARHSGERLLRCWGGGTGWAVEDAKDKITKLLEEYESGGDVGEACKCIREMGMPFFNHEVVKKALVMAMEKKKECMLALLHECFGEGIITINQMTKGFSRVRDGLDDLALDIPDAREKFLSYVEYGKKNGWLVPSFGVAAST; this is translated from the exons ATGTCGTCGCCGAGGAACGATGGTGGGTTCCTGACGCAGGAGCAGCGGGAGAAGCTGCGGATCGCGGTGCAGAACGCCGAGACGCTCTCGCTCACGTCGCCGCGCTCGCCCACGGGGAGCACCACCTCCGCGCTGCTGCAGCAGTAcgagctgcaccagcagcaggtgcgcgccgctgccgccgccgcgaggggaggcgggggcgggggcggagcTGGGGCGAGGCACGCGCGACGGTCGCATTCCGGGAAGGCCGTCAAGCTTAAGAAAG ATGGTGCTGGTGGCAAAGGCACCTGGGGAAGACTTATCGACGCTGATACAGCCACATTCCTTGACCGAAATGATCCAAACTATGATAGCGATGAG GAGCCATATGAATTAATTGAAGCCCCTGCTACAACCCCACTAGAGGACTACAAGAAATCTTTTGTCACGATCATTGAGGAATATTTCAGCACTGGTGATGTGAAGCAGACAGGTTCTGATCTTAAAGAGCTGGGTTATGATGACTTCCACCGCTACTTTGTCAAGAAGCTTGTTTCCATGGCAATGGACAGACATGACAAGGAGAAAGAGATGGTGTCAGTGCTGTTATCATCTCTGTATGGTGATGGGCTCAGTTCAACTCAAATCAAACTAGGGTTTGTGATGCTGCTACAAGCTGTTGATGATTTGGCTGTTGACATACCTGATGCAGTTGATGTTCTTGCTCTTTTCATTGCACGAGCAGTTGTAGATGACATTCTTCCACCTGCTTTTCTCAACAAGGCAAAAGGAAGCCTGACAGAGTCTTCAAAGGGCTTGCAAGTTTTACAAATTGCAGCAAAGAGCTATCTTTCAGCACCCCACCATGCAGAGTTACTTGAGCGACGCTGGGGTGGTTCAACTCACATCACAGTGGAGGAGGTAAAGAGGAGGATTACTGATCTTCTAAAGGAATATATTAAGAATGGTGATACAGCGGAGGCGTGTAGGTGCATAAGAGAGTTGGCTGTGCCATTTTTCCACCATGAGGTCGTGAAACGTGCTGTCACCCTTGGAATGGAAAGTCCAGCTGCAGAAACCCTTATTGTCAAGCTTCTGAAGGAGGCATCTGAAGAAGGTTTGATAAGCTCTAGTCAGATGGTGAAGGGTTTCTCCCGTATTGTTGAGAGTCTTGATGATCTCTCCCTTGATATACCATCCGCAAAATCTCAATTCCAGACATTGGTATCGAAAGCAGTTTCCGAGGGTTGGCTTGACTCTTCGTATGAATCTTCAGGTGCTAACGGCAGTGTCCAAGATGATGACCATGAGAAGCTGAGGAGGTACAAGAGGGAGGCTGTGTCTATGATACATGAGTACTTCCTTTCTGATGATATACCAGAGCTTATTCGCACACTCAAAGAACTTGGTTTACCAGAGTACAACCCGGTCTTTATCAAGAAACTGATAACAATTGCCATGGATCGCAAGAACAGGGAGAAAGAGATGGCATCCGTTCTCCTATCCTCATTAAGCATGGAGCTATTCTCCAGTGAAGACATCGTCAAGGGATTCATAATGCTTCTTGAATCTGCAGAAGATACTGCACTGGACATATTGGATGCCTCAGATGAGCTGGGACTGTTCCTAGCGAGGGCAGTGATCGATGATGTGCTTGCGCCTCTGAACTTAGATGAGATTGGCAGCATCCTTCCACCAAGCTGCAGTGGGGCTGAAACGTTGAACATGGCGCGCTCGCTTGCCTCCGCCCGCCACTCAGGAGAGAGGCTACTGAGATGCTGGGGCGGCGGGACAGGATGGGCCGTGGAGGACGCCAAGGACAAGATAACAAAGCTCCTGGAGGAGTACGAGAGTGGAGGCGATGTAGGAGAAGCATGCAAGTGCATCCGTGAGATGGGCATGCCTTTCTTCAATCACGAGGTGGTCAAGAAGGCGCTGGTCATGGCAATGGAGAAGAAGAAAGAGTGCATGCTTGCTCTGCTGCACGAGTGCTTTGGCGAAGGGATCATAACCATCAACCAGATGACCAAGGGGTTCTCGAGGGTCAGGGACGGGCTTGACGATCTGGCTCTCGACATACCTGATGCCAGGGAGAAGTTCCTCTCCTACGTGGAGTATGGGAAGAAGAACGGATGGCTCGTACCCTCTTTCGGCGTTGCTGCTTCGACTTGA